Proteins encoded within one genomic window of Phototrophicus methaneseepsis:
- the hflX gene encoding GTPase HflX has translation MHQNEFPKVERAFLVGAEVRGTNSVISLQDSLSELALLAETAGMEVVGQTTQTLNSIVPATFIGSGKLEEVQAVIKELEADAVIFDDELSPRHQREISKVFGNDIKLLDRSALILDIFAQHAKTKEGSLQVELAQYEYRLPRLTRQWTHLARQAGGSAAGSGVGGVGLRGPGETQLEVDRREIGRKIDRIKRDLEGVRQHRSQHRQQRRKTGIPVIALVGYTNAGKSTLLNHLTNASVYAQDQLFATLDPTTRRTALPSGRQVLLTDTVGFIQKLPTTLIAAFRATLEETQEASMLLHMVDISHPNVVAHIDVVEDTLAEIDVPSMPRILVWNKIDRWAGDTPPQFPDSDMYREQVCISARTGEGVPELLEAIERVFAQELVRITLQIPFERGDLVSRLYRIGRVLTQESSAEGMILDVEIPKSAQDRYQDFAYENT, from the coding sequence TTGCATCAAAACGAATTTCCCAAAGTTGAGCGTGCTTTTTTAGTAGGTGCAGAAGTACGTGGTACAAATTCAGTGATATCGTTACAGGATTCATTGAGTGAGCTTGCTCTGTTGGCTGAGACAGCTGGTATGGAGGTCGTCGGCCAAACGACACAAACGTTAAATAGCATTGTTCCAGCAACCTTTATTGGGAGTGGTAAGCTCGAAGAAGTTCAGGCTGTGATTAAAGAGCTTGAAGCAGATGCTGTTATCTTCGACGATGAGCTATCGCCACGCCATCAGCGCGAAATTTCCAAAGTGTTTGGTAATGACATCAAATTGCTAGATCGCTCTGCGTTGATCTTGGACATATTCGCACAACATGCCAAAACAAAAGAAGGTTCCCTTCAGGTTGAACTGGCTCAATACGAATATCGCCTACCGCGTCTGACCCGACAGTGGACCCACCTTGCGCGTCAGGCTGGTGGTAGCGCTGCTGGTAGTGGTGTTGGCGGTGTGGGGTTACGCGGTCCTGGTGAAACGCAGCTAGAAGTCGACCGACGCGAGATTGGCCGGAAGATCGACCGCATTAAGCGCGATCTTGAAGGTGTACGTCAGCATCGGAGTCAACATCGGCAGCAGCGACGTAAGACAGGCATTCCTGTGATCGCTCTGGTTGGCTATACCAATGCAGGTAAATCTACCCTGCTCAATCATCTGACAAATGCATCTGTCTATGCCCAGGACCAGCTATTTGCGACGTTGGACCCAACAACACGCCGGACGGCCCTACCTTCTGGACGACAAGTCTTATTAACTGACACTGTCGGTTTTATCCAGAAGCTGCCCACGACCCTTATTGCGGCGTTCCGTGCAACATTGGAAGAAACGCAAGAAGCGAGCATGCTCTTACATATGGTGGATATTTCCCACCCTAATGTAGTCGCACATATCGATGTCGTCGAAGATACACTGGCAGAAATTGATGTACCATCCATGCCGCGAATATTGGTATGGAATAAAATTGACCGATGGGCTGGTGATACGCCACCGCAATTCCCGGATTCTGATATGTATCGGGAGCAAGTATGCATTTCTGCCAGAACCGGCGAAGGTGTGCCCGAATTACTAGAGGCAATCGAGCGTGTTTTTGCGCAGGAACTTGTGCGTATTACGCTTCAGATCCCTTTTGAGCGCGGCGATCTCGTGTCCAGACTATACAGAATTGGGCGTGTTCTGACACAAGAAAGCTCTGCTGAAGGCATGATACTGGACGTTGAAATACCGAAGTCAGCACAAGATCGATATCAGGATTTTGCTTACGAGAATACGTAG
- a CDS encoding sensor histidine kinase, which produces MLPINPFILIFNACALALSLAFLLMVLWYDAKAVVNQLFALFLCFMVLWNLGVVLGEAGKWIDSQGYIVSIGNFVSHIGYVASNAILYALIIKVIGLEIRFFRPLATLAVVVIISYNAFLIVNDTTLVAEQAPPVNPISILLFSIVSLALLWRYRQNNISYDFMIGSLIVIAGQVANLLNASLGLSAVASSIASFGSLIMGTSIIRQTIIWPLRNRESQIKAIHEVNVAITKRATETNALDEIAIQAAKWLQADAVGIFKSSERQMRLVASYQLPERLLNYSVPYGETIVGRLATENQTIFIRQYNTQSYSDEMQLSDIFLDSAVIGSVIAVPLTYDQDIIGGLVIISGRYGKVFQLEDVRQSELLAAQAAVSISVNDLFLQQKSLLQSLTEAHHQLQGVISSTENPVLAVNRALELTFANTKAQEILQLEPEDEGKPIYKLLDIDVIPTDFRNVIRAARRHETYMYSLSVADREYMCHIGKLGDQRIEGWVGVLNDVTELKELDRVKSEMIRMTSHDLKNPIQAAIANLDLLRDDIDSEPLEGESKTEINLSLDNIERQLNNMHRIISGILDLERVRASGLHGDVCSARDVAFEAVDQLMLMARAKNVTLKLNIGASKLSFVGDQTQFERALVNVIENAIKFTPEYGRVDVDVYNDDDDILFSVTDTGIGIPEEMQTHIFERFYRGEQPGAEHISGTGLGLSLVRTVIEKHAGRIWLKSQSGQGTTFFIAVPQTTPDFLTPEA; this is translated from the coding sequence ATGCTACCTATAAACCCTTTTATTCTTATCTTCAATGCTTGTGCGCTGGCGCTTTCGCTGGCGTTTTTGCTTATGGTTTTATGGTACGACGCCAAAGCTGTAGTAAACCAATTATTTGCTTTATTTTTGTGCTTTATGGTGCTCTGGAACCTGGGTGTGGTGCTTGGCGAGGCCGGTAAATGGATTGATTCACAAGGGTATATTGTTTCTATTGGGAATTTTGTTTCTCACATTGGTTATGTAGCTTCAAATGCTATTTTGTATGCCCTCATCATTAAGGTCATTGGGCTTGAGATCCGATTTTTCCGTCCGCTTGCTACGCTGGCAGTTGTGGTCATTATCAGTTACAATGCATTTCTCATAGTCAATGACACAACCCTTGTTGCAGAACAAGCACCACCTGTTAACCCGATAAGCATCCTTTTATTTTCAATTGTCTCACTTGCTTTGTTATGGCGATACCGACAAAACAACATTAGTTATGATTTTATGATTGGGTCACTAATCGTTATAGCAGGGCAGGTTGCGAATTTACTGAATGCGTCGTTAGGCTTATCGGCGGTTGCCAGCTCTATAGCTAGCTTTGGTTCTCTCATCATGGGAACAAGCATTATTCGTCAGACAATTATCTGGCCTTTACGTAACCGAGAATCTCAGATTAAAGCCATACATGAAGTTAATGTGGCTATTACCAAGCGCGCTACAGAGACCAACGCACTTGATGAAATTGCTATCCAAGCAGCAAAGTGGCTCCAGGCGGATGCTGTTGGCATCTTCAAAAGTTCTGAAAGACAAATGCGTCTCGTTGCAAGCTACCAACTACCAGAGCGCCTGCTAAATTATTCCGTGCCCTATGGAGAGACAATCGTTGGTAGGCTTGCAACGGAGAATCAAACGATCTTCATCCGACAATATAATACCCAGTCATACTCGGACGAAATGCAACTCAGTGATATCTTCTTAGATTCAGCAGTTATCGGGTCCGTTATTGCTGTGCCCTTAACTTATGATCAAGATATTATCGGTGGACTGGTTATTATTTCCGGTCGGTACGGCAAAGTGTTCCAACTTGAAGATGTTCGCCAGAGTGAATTATTAGCTGCCCAGGCTGCTGTATCGATTTCTGTAAATGATTTGTTCTTACAGCAGAAGTCCTTATTGCAAAGCTTGACAGAAGCGCATCATCAGCTTCAGGGCGTCATCTCCAGCACAGAAAACCCTGTATTAGCGGTAAACCGGGCGCTTGAGCTAACTTTCGCAAACACAAAGGCTCAGGAAATCTTACAATTGGAGCCGGAAGATGAAGGCAAACCGATATACAAACTACTCGATATTGATGTGATTCCAACCGATTTTCGCAATGTCATTCGTGCAGCGCGCAGACATGAAACCTATATGTACTCTCTAAGTGTTGCTGATAGGGAATACATGTGCCACATTGGCAAGTTGGGGGACCAACGAATAGAAGGGTGGGTTGGTGTTCTCAACGATGTAACAGAGTTAAAAGAGCTGGATCGCGTTAAGAGTGAGATGATCCGAATGACGAGCCATGATCTTAAGAACCCCATTCAGGCAGCAATTGCTAATCTTGATTTATTACGCGATGATATTGATAGCGAACCCCTGGAAGGGGAGAGTAAAACAGAGATTAATTTGTCGCTCGATAACATTGAGCGACAGTTAAATAACATGCACCGGATTATTAGCGGCATTCTTGATTTAGAACGAGTTCGGGCAAGTGGGCTGCATGGGGATGTCTGCTCTGCGAGAGATGTCGCTTTTGAAGCTGTAGATCAGTTAATGCTCATGGCACGTGCCAAGAATGTGACTTTAAAGCTAAATATAGGGGCCTCAAAGCTCTCGTTTGTTGGAGATCAAACCCAATTTGAGCGAGCCTTGGTTAACGTTATTGAGAATGCGATTAAATTTACGCCTGAATATGGTCGCGTTGACGTAGATGTGTATAATGACGACGATGATATTTTATTTTCAGTGACTGATACGGGAATTGGCATCCCTGAAGAGATGCAGACCCATATTTTTGAACGGTTTTACCGGGGCGAACAACCGGGTGCTGAGCATATCAGTGGTACAGGACTGGGATTGAGCCTTGTGAGAACCGTCATTGAGAAACATGCTGGACGAATATGGCTGAAAAGCCAGAGCGGCCAGGGAACAACATTTTTTATTGCTGTTCCGCAAACAACACCTGATTTTTTGACGCCTGAAGCTTGA
- a CDS encoding PKD domain-containing protein — translation MRRHFRNHYLLIILSIIGALALSACNLGTGGGEATLTPAPSATGAAPTRTLLPDGAIPTQDFITATPLGLPTLPAATAISSFPTAQLPAGATSTQAPVSIIILSPIPGNVASGNVQVLGSASHPSFLQYRLEYGPDPNPNNLWFPITGIIQTPVLNGSLGIWNTNTAASPDGIYQLRLRVFLRDGRQETTTAGNIRVRNQAPTPVPTSTPTIPRPIASFTQDRTSGNAPLVVRFTNQSQGQISSYSWDFGDTGNSNQINPVHTYQSPGVYSVTLRVTGPGGTANVSRQINVTSPSAPNASFNPSTTSGEAPLNVSFTNTTTGNYTSSFWDFGDGETSQQANPSHTFSDVGTYNVILQVSGPGGTSQAVRQITVENPQVPAPVASFQPSVTSGNVPLTVTFNNNTTGETSMILWDFDGDGITDSTDRNPTYVFEQPGEFTVFMTALGPGGQSTTTAEITSSKPVNAPVAGFNVSTNTGNAPLTVSFTNTTSGNVTGYSWDFNNDGIPDSTAQNPTFEFINSGTYTVKLTATGSGGNATAQRIITVTTPMEEPVANFDANPTVGEAPLNVIFTNTSTGDELTFNWDFDDDGITDSTASNPSFEYAEAGTYTASLTVTNPVGEDSHSVEITVEEVIEFLPPTAAFTADPTAGTTPLTVSFTNQSYGEITNYEWDFDGDGITDSTDTSPEFTYEDAGEYTATLRVVGPGGDDVVNTTIQIEALTPPSADFAADFTTGNAPLTVTFTGNASGTVESFAWDLNDDGTPENTTNNVVTYTYNEPGTYTARFTVTGAGQTDTATQEIVVNAPPQAPQPDFEADVTSGTSPLTVTFTNTTDPETYTALAWDFNNDGAVDNSTDNTVEFTYHEPGQYIAVLFLSRDGMTGSANTTITVTEPEAPEAPQTSFSAQPLTGTAPLSVTFTITTEAGTYTSLTWDFDGDGIADNTSDTSAEFTYDVPGDYDVTLTLDNDGANSSSTQTITVSEAAEPPVAAFTADPTSGTVPLTVTFTNTSTGTVDSLSWDFDGDGIVDNTTDGTATFTYDTAGDYNVILTVNGADTSDTISQVISVAAPAQPPVAAFTADPASGTAPLTVTFTNTSTGTVDSLSWDFDGDGTPDNTTDSTVTFAYEVAGDYNATLTVTGAGTSDTISQVISVAAPAQPPVAAFTADPASGTAPLTVAFTNTSTGTIDSLSWDFDGDGTPDNTTDSTVTFAYEVAGDYNATLTVTGAGTSDTISQVISVAAPAQPPVAAFTADPASGTAPLTVTFTNTSTGTIDSLTWDFDGDGIADNTTNDTATFTYDTAGDYNVTLTVNGAGTADVISQIVSVAAPAQPPVAAFTADITSGTAPLTVTFTNTSTGTVESFAWDFNGDGTPDNTTDGTATYTYNAAATFNATLTVTGAGTTDSTSQAITVSAAAEPPVAAFTADPASGTAPLTVTFTNTSTGTVESFAWDFNGDGTPDNTTDSTATFAYEVASDYNVTLTVNGAGTTETTSQTISVAAAEQQSAPTGDLAFVTDRDGNMEIYVANDDGSNPVNVTNDPSQDTDPAWSPDGTQLAFASDRNGNHDIYLLTIADMSLQQLTDDPAEDIQPTWSPDGSKLAFASDRNGDMDIFTMNADGSNQVSLTAETSDDRHPTWSHDNTRIAFQSDRTGNIDIFVLEAENPVNVVQLTADERDDTEPSWSPDSESIVYLSREDADEDVFLVNPISGETVRIMTNDTVESSPAWSADATQIMYVSDAQGDMDLYIMNADGTNAVQITTDGSNEFAPHLKS, via the coding sequence ATGCGTCGTCATTTTAGGAATCATTATTTGCTCATTATATTGAGCATCATTGGTGCTCTGGCATTGAGCGCTTGTAACTTAGGAACAGGCGGCGGAGAAGCAACACTAACACCTGCGCCTTCCGCAACAGGTGCAGCACCTACTCGCACCTTATTGCCAGATGGTGCCATTCCAACACAAGATTTCATCACTGCAACCCCGCTGGGGCTGCCGACACTGCCTGCTGCAACTGCAATTTCCTCATTCCCAACAGCGCAGTTGCCTGCTGGCGCCACATCAACACAGGCTCCGGTGAGCATCATTATTCTCTCACCTATTCCCGGCAATGTAGCATCTGGCAATGTGCAGGTACTTGGTTCAGCCAGCCACCCCAGTTTCTTACAATATCGCCTGGAATATGGGCCAGACCCCAACCCCAACAACCTATGGTTCCCTATCACCGGCATCATACAGACGCCAGTGCTCAATGGCAGCCTGGGTATCTGGAACACGAACACTGCCGCCTCGCCCGACGGCATTTACCAGTTGCGCTTGCGAGTTTTCTTACGTGATGGCAGGCAGGAAACAACAACAGCAGGCAATATCCGCGTTCGGAACCAGGCACCAACGCCAGTACCAACAAGCACGCCAACGATTCCGCGTCCAATCGCTTCATTCACACAAGATCGCACATCTGGTAACGCGCCGCTCGTCGTACGATTTACAAATCAATCACAAGGGCAGATCAGCAGCTACTCCTGGGATTTTGGTGATACAGGCAATAGCAATCAAATTAACCCTGTTCACACTTACCAATCGCCAGGCGTTTATAGCGTAACTTTACGTGTCACGGGGCCAGGTGGTACGGCAAATGTATCGCGCCAGATCAATGTAACGAGCCCATCCGCGCCAAACGCCTCATTTAATCCCAGTACGACAAGCGGTGAAGCGCCGCTCAACGTAAGCTTCACGAACACCACAACGGGCAACTATACGTCGAGCTTCTGGGATTTTGGCGATGGCGAGACAAGCCAGCAAGCAAACCCATCGCACACATTTAGCGATGTCGGCACCTATAACGTCATCCTTCAGGTATCTGGCCCTGGCGGCACATCACAAGCCGTCCGTCAGATTACAGTAGAGAATCCTCAAGTCCCCGCACCAGTGGCAAGCTTCCAGCCCAGTGTCACAAGTGGTAACGTCCCCTTAACAGTGACGTTCAATAACAATACCACTGGCGAAACTTCCATGATCTTATGGGACTTTGACGGAGACGGCATCACAGATAGCACCGACCGGAATCCAACATACGTCTTTGAGCAACCCGGCGAATTCACGGTATTCATGACAGCCCTTGGCCCCGGCGGACAAAGTACGACCACCGCAGAAATCACTTCATCTAAGCCTGTTAATGCACCTGTTGCAGGCTTTAACGTCTCTACAAACACAGGCAATGCCCCGCTAACGGTGTCTTTCACGAATACAACATCAGGCAATGTCACCGGCTATAGCTGGGACTTTAATAATGATGGGATACCTGACAGTACAGCACAGAATCCCACTTTTGAGTTCATCAATTCCGGGACGTACACCGTCAAACTGACAGCTACTGGCTCTGGTGGAAATGCGACAGCCCAGAGAATCATCACAGTTACGACGCCTATGGAAGAGCCTGTCGCAAACTTCGATGCCAACCCAACCGTTGGTGAAGCTCCTTTGAATGTCATCTTTACAAACACATCAACAGGCGATGAACTGACCTTCAACTGGGACTTCGACGACGATGGTATTACAGATAGCACAGCCTCAAACCCATCGTTTGAATATGCTGAGGCAGGCACATACACAGCATCACTTACTGTGACAAACCCGGTTGGCGAAGATAGTCATTCCGTTGAAATCACTGTAGAAGAAGTGATCGAGTTCTTACCGCCTACAGCAGCCTTTACAGCGGATCCTACGGCAGGCACCACGCCATTGACCGTCTCATTCACCAACCAATCTTATGGTGAAATCACAAATTACGAATGGGATTTTGATGGTGATGGCATCACCGACAGCACAGATACCAGCCCAGAATTCACCTATGAAGATGCAGGCGAATATACCGCAACGCTGCGAGTCGTCGGCCCCGGTGGGGATGATGTCGTCAATACCACGATCCAAATTGAAGCCTTAACACCGCCATCAGCTGATTTTGCGGCTGATTTCACAACAGGCAATGCTCCGTTGACCGTGACATTCACAGGCAACGCATCCGGCACTGTCGAAAGCTTTGCCTGGGACCTGAACGACGATGGCACGCCAGAAAACACAACCAACAACGTTGTGACGTACACGTACAATGAACCTGGTACATATACCGCACGGTTCACAGTGACAGGTGCCGGGCAAACTGATACGGCGACCCAAGAAATTGTCGTGAATGCACCGCCACAGGCCCCACAGCCCGACTTTGAAGCAGACGTTACAAGTGGCACTAGCCCGCTGACTGTAACCTTCACCAATACGACGGATCCTGAAACATATACGGCACTGGCATGGGATTTCAATAATGATGGCGCTGTTGACAACTCAACCGATAATACGGTCGAGTTCACATACCATGAACCAGGGCAATATATCGCTGTTCTGTTCCTGTCTCGCGATGGCATGACGGGTTCAGCAAACACGACAATAACTGTCACAGAGCCCGAAGCTCCAGAGGCACCCCAAACTAGCTTTAGTGCCCAGCCCTTAACAGGTACAGCACCGTTATCTGTCACATTCACCATCACAACAGAAGCAGGCACTTACACGAGCCTGACTTGGGACTTTGATGGCGATGGCATTGCAGATAACACATCTGACACATCTGCTGAATTTACTTACGATGTCCCAGGTGACTATGACGTCACTCTGACACTCGATAATGACGGAGCTAATAGCTCCTCAACCCAAACCATCACAGTAAGTGAAGCTGCAGAACCACCTGTCGCCGCCTTCACAGCCGACCCAACTAGCGGTACAGTACCGCTCACCGTGACCTTCACCAATACCTCAACGGGCACTGTCGACAGCCTAAGTTGGGACTTTGACGGCGATGGCATCGTAGACAATACAACCGACGGCACGGCCACCTTCACCTATGACACAGCAGGCGACTACAACGTCATACTGACTGTCAATGGCGCAGATACGTCTGACACAATTTCACAGGTCATCAGCGTTGCTGCTCCGGCCCAACCCCCTGTGGCCGCCTTCACAGCCGACCCGGCCAGCGGGACAGCTCCGCTGACGGTGACCTTTACCAATACCTCAACGGGTACCGTCGATAGCCTGAGTTGGGACTTTGACGGCGATGGTACGCCAGATAACACCACTGACAGCACAGTTACCTTCGCTTATGAAGTGGCAGGTGATTACAATGCCACACTGACCGTCACAGGAGCTGGTACGTCTGACACAATTTCACAGGTCATCAGCGTTGCCGCTCCGGCTCAGCCGCCTGTTGCTGCCTTCACAGCCGACCCAGCCAGCGGGACAGCACCGCTCACCGTGGCCTTCACCAATACCTCAACAGGCACCATCGATAGCCTGAGTTGGGACTTTGATGGCGATGGTACGCCAGATAACACCACTGACAGCACAGTTACCTTCGCTTATGAAGTGGCGGGCGATTACAATGCAACCCTAACGGTCACAGGTGCGGGTACGTCTGACACGATTTCACAGGTCATCAGCGTTGCCGCTCCGGCTCAGCCGCCAGTTGCTGCCTTCACAGCCGACCCGGCCAGCGGCACAGCACCGCTCACCGTGACCTTCACCAACACCTCGACAGGCACCATCGATAGCCTGACTTGGGACTTTGACGGCGATGGCATTGCAGACAATACAACCAATGACACGGCCACCTTCACCTATGACACAGCAGGTGACTACAACGTCACATTGACTGTCAATGGTGCCGGTACCGCTGATGTCATCTCTCAGATTGTCAGCGTTGCAGCTCCGGCTCAACCCCCTGTCGCTGCGTTCACGGCTGATATAACCAGTGGCACAGCACCGCTGACAGTAACTTTCACCAACACCTCAACGGGCACCGTTGAAAGCTTCGCATGGGACTTCAACGGCGATGGTACGCCAGATAACACCACTGATGGCACGGCGACCTACACCTATAACGCAGCCGCAACGTTCAATGCAACGCTGACTGTCACAGGGGCTGGCACAACAGATAGCACATCACAGGCCATTACAGTGAGTGCAGCAGCGGAACCCCCTGTCGCTGCCTTCACAGCCGACCCAGCCAGTGGCACAGCACCGCTGACGGTAACTTTCACCAATACCTCGACGGGCACTGTTGAAAGCTTTGCATGGGACTTCAACGGAGATGGCACGCCAGATAACACTACCGACAGCACAGCCACCTTCGCTTATGAAGTGGCGAGCGATTACAATGTAACCCTAACTGTCAACGGTGCTGGCACAACGGAGACAACTTCACAAACAATCAGTGTGGCAGCAGCAGAGCAACAGTCAGCACCAACGGGTGATCTGGCATTCGTCACAGATCGTGACGGTAACATGGAGATCTATGTCGCCAATGACGATGGTAGCAACCCCGTCAACGTCACAAATGATCCTTCACAGGATACAGATCCAGCTTGGTCGCCAGATGGTACCCAACTTGCATTCGCATCAGACCGCAATGGCAACCATGATATCTACCTCCTGACCATCGCCGACATGAGCCTGCAGCAGCTTACGGATGACCCAGCGGAAGATATCCAGCCAACATGGTCACCAGATGGCAGCAAATTGGCCTTTGCTTCGGATCGCAATGGTGACATGGATATCTTCACCATGAATGCTGATGGATCAAATCAAGTATCGTTGACAGCGGAAACATCAGATGATCGCCATCCAACATGGTCACACGACAATACACGGATTGCTTTCCAGTCAGATCGCACAGGAAACATTGACATCTTCGTCCTAGAAGCAGAAAATCCTGTCAATGTGGTCCAACTGACTGCAGATGAACGCGACGATACCGAGCCAAGCTGGTCACCAGATAGTGAGAGTATCGTCTACCTCTCACGGGAAGATGCTGATGAAGATGTCTTCCTCGTAAATCCGATCTCTGGCGAAACGGTACGCATCATGACCAATGATACGGTTGAATCTTCACCTGCATGGTCAGCAGATGCGACGCAGATCATGTATGTTTCAGATGCTCAAGGCGACA
- a CDS encoding response regulator transcription factor → MKALIVDDEQDIREALGRKLRRENFEVVACSNGLEGLRTFHAERPDIVILDIVMPGEMNGLTVAKRIREIADTPIMMLSSQAITEQDIIDGLNSGADEYLIKPVRLNEFIARVQALLRRSQVAVSQAEQAYDDGYLNVDLHRRHVYVQGRKVHLTPTEFKLLAVLMENSGRVVNQRDLLEQVWGREYIDDVYYPRVYVSQLRRKIEADPANPVYILTEHRVGYRFEKHKPHVD, encoded by the coding sequence ATGAAAGCTTTAATTGTTGACGACGAACAAGATATTCGGGAAGCCCTTGGCCGTAAGCTGCGACGGGAGAATTTTGAGGTTGTGGCTTGCAGTAATGGCCTGGAAGGACTTCGGACATTCCATGCTGAGCGACCAGATATCGTCATCCTTGATATTGTGATGCCGGGTGAAATGAATGGTTTGACGGTTGCGAAGCGTATTCGTGAAATTGCTGATACACCGATTATGATGCTTTCCTCACAGGCCATCACAGAACAAGATATTATTGATGGCTTGAATTCTGGTGCGGATGAATATTTGATCAAGCCAGTCCGCTTAAATGAGTTTATTGCTCGTGTTCAAGCGCTACTGAGACGTTCTCAGGTTGCTGTCAGCCAGGCAGAGCAGGCATATGATGACGGGTACTTGAACGTTGATTTACATCGCCGACACGTGTATGTGCAGGGCCGGAAGGTCCACCTAACCCCCACTGAGTTTAAGCTTTTAGCGGTGTTGATGGAAAATTCCGGGCGGGTTGTTAACCAGCGGGATTTGTTGGAGCAGGTTTGGGGGCGCGAATATATTGATGATGTTTACTATCCGCGCGTTTATGTGAGCCAGCTACGCCGCAAAATAGAAGCAGATCCTGCGAACCCGGTCTATATTCTTACGGAACATCGCGTAGGATATCGTTTTGAAAAGCACAAACCTCATGTTGATTAA